The genomic DNA CTCGGATCTGTAAGCTCAGGAAATTCCTTAAGAGTCTCAACAACCTCACCTGCTCTCTCTCCACAAGCAGCAATAATTACAATATCAACATCAGCATTACGACTTGTTACCTGCTGAAGGACTGTCTTTCCAGCGCCAAAAGGTCCAGGAATACAAAATGTACCGCCCTTAGCCACTGGGAAAAATGTATCTATTATCCTTGTTTGAGTTACCATAGGCTCACTAGGAATAATTCTTTCTCTATAGTTTGTAATAGGAATTTTAACAGGCCAATGAAATGACATAGTTACAATATGTCTATCTCCAGCATCATTTTGAATAACAGCAATCTTGTCATCTACAGTATAATTCCCATCACTAACAATCTCCACAATATTATAAGAATCTCTTCTATCAAATGGAATCATTATCTGATGATTAACTGTACCCTCAACAACAAATCCAAGATAATCTCCCGCAGTAACAGCATCACCAACTCTCGCAGTTGTTTTAAAATTCCATTTTTTATTCTTATCAAGAGCTCTTAAATACAAACCTCTCTCTAAAAAAAACCCACATTGAGCAGCAAGTTCTGGTAAAGGATTTTGAAGACCATCATACACCTGAGTTAAAAGACCAGGACCAAGTTCAACGGTTAAAAGCTTATTTGTAAACTCAATATTATCTCCAACAGAAATTCCCTTAGTCATCTCAAACACCTGAGCATCAACTTCCCCATCCCTAACACGAATTATTTCAGCCTTTAAACTCCTACCAGCACTCTTAATAAAAACAACCTCATTCATGGCAACTGTACCAACAACCTCAATAGTAACTAAATTCCCAATTACTCCTACTACTTTTCCTTTTGTTTCCATTAAAATTCCTCTTTTAATATTTCTTATTCATATCCAAGCTTATTTTTTGACAAATGTCTGCAAAATTACTCTCACCTACTTTTTCTACAAATAGACTTCTTCTTGAGACCAGCATTAATTTCAAAAAATAAATCACTAATTTTTCAAAATTAAACTCATTTCCCACTTCAAGATCCGTTAAAAATTGCCACCTCAACATATCAAGCCCTAATTCCACCTCAAAAGGGTTTTCCTTAAGACAAATAGCTTTTAAAACGCCTAAATAATAACTTGAAAAATAAGAAGATTCCACATACAAATCTCTTGAAAGACCTAATTTTTCTGCCCTAATATAAGCTAATGTATATTTTATTTCTTCTTCAAAATCAAGAAAACAATCAATCGCCTTCAAGCTTCCTCTAACAATCCCAAACTCTGACAAATTTTTTAAAAAAATAAAATCTTCTTTGTTTAAAGCAATTTCAACATTTTCAAAAAAATTTGACACACTCCACACTTTTCCAATCTTTAAATCAAGATAAGGTAATGACGATATCACATAATAATAAGGATTCAGCATAATACCTCTCCTAAACCACCTTAATAACTTCTTTAAACCTTGGATTTAAATATTCAAAAAGAATATCAGAAATAGTTTCTGTAGTAAAATCATAATATAGATTGCTATCTCTCTGCTGTATTTTAAATCCCTTATTTATTCCTCTAAAAGGCTTAACCTCAATCTCACCCTTAAGTCTCTCGCCTATCTTTGTTCTTAAAAGAGACAATAGATCAGAAAGATCAGATTCATTAAGGATAACATCTATCCTATCCCCCTTACTCCAGCCTTCCACAACCCTAACAATAAGCGTACTCAAAAAACCATTGTCACACTGACTAGAAACAGAATCCTTTAAAGCAGTCTCAAAAAGAGATTTAATGTTTTTTTCAGTACCAATAATCAAATCCCTAACAGCTTGACGAGATGCCTCAAGCGCATGCCTCCTATACTCGCTAACTTCCTTTTCCGCTTTTATTTTTAATTCTCTAGCATCACTCTCAGCCTTCAAAACAATAGCCTCAGCTTCTCTCTTTGCATTCCCAACAATCTCGCTAGCCAACCTCTCAGCTTCCTCAAGTCCATCTTTCTTAATCCTACTTATCAAATCCTTAACTTCAAATTGCATGAGATCTCCTCAAGTAAATATATAAAATAATTCAACAAACAAAAAAATAGAGAAATTATTAATAAATTTCAATATTAAAATACTATTACTAATATATAAAATATTCAAGGTTATTTTATATATATTTTAAGTATAAATCAAAATTAAATTTTTAAAATAATTCCTTTTTAATAATTTTGATTCCTTTTAAACTTAACAATTAACAAATTCAAAATTAATTACTAAAAAAATCTCCAATAATTTTATAAACATTAATATCATGAACTATAGCTAGTTTTTTCCCTGGAAATTTTTCTCTCAACTTTTCTTTAAAAACTTTAATACCCCTCTCTATCACTCTTTTGCTAAATTCCATATCAACTACATCAAGAGTTATTATCTCAATAATAATTAAATATCCTCTTCCAAAATTAGAGCCATACCCAGGAGTAAAAGATGTAGTCACGCGAAAAAGTCCATCCAAAATACCATTAGCCGCTTTGCCCCTAAAAGGTCTATTTGGATGCACCTCATAGGCACTTCCAAATTCATCCTCAAGAACATAATCAACATCAAGGCAAATATTGAACAATATATTCTCAAGTTCTTCAAACTTTGCTATGCCCATTTAAATTTCTACTATTGTTTTTCCAGCTCCTCCATCACTCGGATGAGAAAAATAATACTTCTTAACAAATTTTAATTCCTTCAGAAATTCATGAACGCTAGTCATAAGAAGACCCTCCCCTTTGCCATGAATTATTTCAAATTTACCAACATTTCTTAATACCATATTATCTATCTTCTTACTTAAAAAATCTATAGCCTCAACTACTCTCATCCCCCTAATATCAAGAGTCATACTCAATAAATCATCATCCTGACTCTCAAAAGAAAAACTGAAGTCTTTCTTTAAAGCACCCTTAGGTTCTTTCTTGTTTAATACTTTCTCTAAATTAGAAGATGAAACTGTAATATTAAAAACACCAGTATTTACAATAAATCCTTTCTTGGTAATACTCACTATTTCTCCTAAAGTGCTTGGATTAGTTACTCTCACTTTATCACCCACTTTAAATTCAATATTAGTAGCAATTTCCTTAGTAAGTAGTTCAACCTTAGCAGTCTTACCTGATATCCTATCTGCAATACTGGATATAAACTCTTTATTCTTGTGAAAATAAACGCTTCCTTCTTTTATCTCTCTAACCAAATTTTCTAAAGTTTTCCTTGAATAATTCAAAAAATTCTTTTGCTCATTTATAAGTTTCTCTTCTATATTTTTCTCCTTAAGAAGAATCTTTTCCTGAATGCTATCAATCTCATTTTCTTTAAGCTCAATAAGTTTAAGTTTATTTTTCAATTTCTCCTCAAGTAAATATATCTCTCTCTCCTTATCTGTAAGCCTTTCAAGTATTTCATTCACTTCTGTCTTACTAGATGAATATATCTCTTGCGCTCTAAGTATAATATCAGGATGAATAGAAGATTTACTTGCAACACTAAAAGCAAAACTTTCCCCTGGAAGAGAAAATATTAAATTATAATTAGGCTCCATTCTTTCTAAATTCATCTGCATAGATGCATTAATAATGCCTTCATGTGTATATGCAAAATACTTAAGAGCATTATAATGAGTAGATATAATTACATAACAATTAATTTTAATTAAATATTCAAGCATAGCTACCGCTAATGACTGCCCTTGCTCAATATCTGTCCCTGAGCAAAATTCATCAAATATTAAAAGACTATCTATTGTTGCTTTTTTTAAAATATAAGAAATATTACTCATATGACTTGAAAAAGTTGAAAGCGAATTTTCAATTGATTGTTCATCTCCAATATCAATGAAAATATTATCAAAGATCTTAAAAGTACTAGACTCATCAACCGGAACAGGAATTCCAAATTGAAACATAGCACTCAAGAGGGCAACAGTTTTCAAAGTTGCTGTCTTTCCGCCAGCATTAGGTCCTGTAATAACCACAACTCTATTCTCTGACGGACAAAAATTTATTTCTTTCGCATTCTGTATTAAAGGATGACGAGCATTTAAAATGTTAAGATTAGTACCAATAATAGGAAATACACCCTGGGTCTTTATTCCATAAATTGCTCTAGCTTTAAGAGAATCATAATATAAAAAATTATTATAAAGACCTTTCAAAAGAACAATTTGCTTGCGAATTTCATCTGAAAGCTCATGTAGTATTCTTAAAATTATGCGTGTCTTTTCTATGTTTAAAAAACTTAACCTATTATTTTCAC from Borrelia turcica IST7 includes the following:
- a CDS encoding DUF2764 family protein, yielding MLNPYYYVISSLPYLDLKIGKVWSVSNFFENVEIALNKEDFIFLKNLSEFGIVRGSLKAIDCFLDFEEEIKYTLAYIRAEKLGLSRDLYVESSYFSSYYLGVLKAICLKENPFEVELGLDMLRWQFLTDLEVGNEFNFEKLVIYFLKLMLVSRRSLFVEKVGESNFADICQKISLDMNKKY
- a CDS encoding V-type ATP synthase subunit E, which produces MQFEVKDLISRIKKDGLEEAERLASEIVGNAKREAEAIVLKAESDARELKIKAEKEVSEYRRHALEASRQAVRDLIIGTEKNIKSLFETALKDSVSSQCDNGFLSTLIVRVVEGWSKGDRIDVILNESDLSDLLSLLRTKIGERLKGEIEVKPFRGINKGFKIQQRDSNLYYDFTTETISDILFEYLNPRFKEVIKVV
- a CDS encoding endonuclease MutS2 — encoded protein: MQDKYLEKINFYQILSIVSSYVVISDTINLFNSQRMLKEKEELNKICFFVKLIRNLIEVYDEYPNSYLESISDSIVLLLKENSRVSIEEIRNIIFFLEEVLRINFFLDRNEFKAKNEIGSLKDLLFLDPSLKHLLGVLSRYIDTDELKIKRGVVKDYDEIDFEIKNLDKRIEKQIKKIIALNSEYLTSTLVYYKSDKYTIALKASFKNKIKGNVISISSSGETFYIEPNEIVSENNRLSFLNIEKTRIILRILHELSDEIRKQIVLLKGLYNNFLYYDSLKARAIYGIKTQGVFPIIGTNLNILNARHPLIQNAKEINFCPSENRVVVITGPNAGGKTATLKTVALLSAMFQFGIPVPVDESSTFKIFDNIFIDIGDEQSIENSLSTFSSHMSNISYILKKATIDSLLIFDEFCSGTDIEQGQSLAVAMLEYLIKINCYVIISTHYNALKYFAYTHEGIINASMQMNLERMEPNYNLIFSLPGESFAFSVASKSSIHPDIILRAQEIYSSSKTEVNEILERLTDKEREIYLLEEKLKNKLKLIELKENEIDSIQEKILLKEKNIEEKLINEQKNFLNYSRKTLENLVREIKEGSVYFHKNKEFISSIADRISGKTAKVELLTKEIATNIEFKVGDKVRVTNPSTLGEIVSITKKGFIVNTGVFNITVSSSNLEKVLNKKEPKGALKKDFSFSFESQDDDLLSMTLDIRGMRVVEAIDFLSKKIDNMVLRNVGKFEIIHGKGEGLLMTSVHEFLKELKFVKKYYFSHPSDGGAGKTIVEI